A genome region from Baekduia alba includes the following:
- a CDS encoding phosphoribosyltransferase yields the protein MEASHALDKTTDSRPREVMTWTHLGEASRHLAQAVADSGWQPDIVLAIARGGLLPGGAVAYALGVKNSCAMNVEFYTDVDQRLDVPMVLPPAPELVDLGDSKMLIVDDVADTGRTLEVVQGFCSGKVAEVRTAVLYEKPHSIVKCDYVWRQTDRWIDFPWSAEPPVAGGGAAPA from the coding sequence ATGGAGGCCTCGCACGCGCTGGACAAGACCACCGACTCGCGGCCACGCGAGGTCATGACGTGGACGCATCTCGGCGAGGCGTCGCGCCATCTGGCGCAGGCTGTTGCTGACAGCGGCTGGCAGCCCGACATCGTGCTTGCGATCGCGCGGGGCGGGCTTCTTCCTGGTGGCGCGGTCGCCTATGCGCTTGGCGTCAAGAACTCGTGCGCGATGAACGTCGAGTTCTACACCGACGTCGACCAGCGTCTCGATGTCCCGATGGTGCTCCCGCCTGCGCCCGAGCTCGTCGATCTTGGCGACAGCAAGATGTTGATCGTTGACGACGTGGCCGACACTGGGCGCACCCTCGAAGTGGTTCAGGGCTTTTGCAGTGGCAAGGTCGCCGAGGTTCGCACGGCGGTGCTGTATGAGAAGCCCCACTCGATCGTCAAGTGCGACTACGTCTGGCGCCAGACCGACCGTTGGATCGACTTCCCGTGGAGCGCGGAGCCACCCGTTGCTGGTGGCGGCGCCGCTCCAGCCTAG
- a CDS encoding glycosyltransferase family protein, whose product MRIGAMFEPTAAAYYRGVYPLEAMERRGHEIVWPHDDSGDPKLDELEACDAVFVFRRSEDHLRRSLKRLSERGVAIVWDTDDDLSAIPKHSPTYKNVGALKGQRRFADTVRMARTADVMTTTTDTIRAKYERNGVTNIAVIENCLNRRSWRRSQRHSGIVIGWIAGVEHTEDLVQLRLRDVLANVVSAHPNVRVESVGVDIGLPERYTRQPVAHFDDLPKHMARYDIGLAPLCDILFNNARSNIKLKEYAASGVAWLASPRKPYQGFGEKHGGLLVEDCDWEQAIERLVRDKKLRKKLGRNGKAWALSQTIDAAADQWEQVFETAVKRATLARSAAV is encoded by the coding sequence ATGCGGATCGGAGCGATGTTCGAGCCAACAGCAGCTGCCTACTACCGCGGGGTATACCCGCTGGAGGCGATGGAGCGTCGCGGCCACGAGATCGTGTGGCCGCACGACGACAGCGGTGATCCGAAGCTCGACGAACTCGAAGCATGCGACGCCGTCTTTGTGTTCCGTCGCAGCGAGGATCATCTCCGGCGCTCCCTGAAGCGCCTGTCCGAGCGCGGAGTCGCCATCGTCTGGGACACCGATGACGACCTGTCCGCGATCCCAAAGCATAGTCCTACATACAAGAACGTCGGCGCGCTAAAGGGCCAGCGGCGCTTCGCAGACACTGTCCGTATGGCGCGGACAGCGGACGTGATGACCACGACCACCGACACGATCCGGGCGAAGTACGAGCGCAACGGCGTAACCAACATCGCGGTCATCGAGAACTGCCTCAATCGCCGCAGCTGGCGCCGATCACAACGTCACTCGGGCATCGTCATCGGGTGGATCGCCGGCGTGGAGCACACCGAAGACCTGGTGCAGCTCAGATTGCGTGATGTGTTGGCGAACGTCGTGTCCGCGCATCCGAATGTCCGCGTCGAGAGCGTCGGTGTGGATATTGGGCTCCCGGAGCGCTACACGCGCCAGCCGGTCGCGCACTTCGACGATCTTCCGAAGCACATGGCCCGCTACGACATCGGGCTCGCCCCACTCTGCGACATCTTGTTCAACAACGCCCGATCGAACATCAAGCTCAAGGAGTACGCAGCGTCTGGTGTCGCGTGGCTCGCTTCGCCCCGGAAGCCGTACCAAGGGTTCGGCGAGAAGCATGGGGGCTTACTCGTAGAAGATTGCGATTGGGAGCAGGCAATCGAGCGACTTGTCCGCGATAAGAAGTTGCGCAAGAAGCTGGGGCGCAACGGCAAGGCCTGGGCGTTGTCGCAGACGATCGACGCGGCGGCCGACCAGTGGGAACAGGTCTTTGAGACCGCTGTGAAGCGCGCGACCCTCGCGCGCTCCGCCGCCGTTTAG